One window of Sinorhizobium fredii NGR234 genomic DNA carries:
- a CDS encoding energy-coupling factor transporter transmembrane component T family protein, with translation MLTSLYVEGQSWFHRVPVRLKLIALLVLSVGLFTTNAPLLLLPAFLLCGALYLSLGMTARQAFSRVGFVLFTILILAAVNLFLVPFPDVAALVLRLTALVLFAAAVTATTTIGAFMDETTILLKPAERLGLLRAADVSLALGLVLRFVPDIFARYQAISEAHRARGLPIRPLTIIGPLIILTLKDADTIAAAIDARGFRRQ, from the coding sequence ATGCTGACGAGCCTCTATGTGGAAGGGCAAAGCTGGTTTCACCGGGTGCCGGTGCGCCTGAAGCTCATTGCTCTCCTCGTCCTCAGCGTGGGTCTTTTTACGACGAACGCGCCGCTTCTGCTGCTGCCGGCCTTTCTCCTCTGCGGCGCCCTCTACCTTTCGCTCGGCATGACGGCACGCCAGGCATTTTCGCGGGTCGGCTTCGTCCTGTTCACGATCCTTATTCTCGCCGCAGTCAACCTCTTCCTTGTCCCCTTCCCCGATGTGGCCGCTCTCGTGCTGCGGCTGACGGCCCTCGTGCTGTTTGCCGCCGCCGTCACGGCGACGACGACGATCGGCGCCTTCATGGACGAGACCACCATCCTCCTGAAACCGGCGGAGCGTCTCGGCCTGCTGCGGGCCGCTGACGTCAGCCTGGCGCTCGGCCTCGTGCTGCGCTTCGTCCCGGATATCTTCGCCCGATATCAGGCGATCAGCGAGGCGCACCGCGCCCGAGGGCTGCCGATCCGTCCGTTGACGATCATCGGGCCGCTGATCATCCTGACGCTGAAAGATGCGGACACGATCGCGGCCGCCATTGACGCGCGCGGATTTCGCCGCCAATA
- a CDS encoding energy-coupling factor ABC transporter ATP-binding protein yields the protein MDIRLTDCSVRFGERVALHPLTLALDERRIGIIGLNGSGKTTFARLINGLVKPTTGRVTVNGLDTVKDDRAVLAEAGFIFQNPQHQLIMPIVSDDIAFGLKNRGLPAHEISSRTEAVLARFAVSHLARRRVHELSGGETQLIAMASVVVTGPKILILDEPTNQLDLRNRRMVAATIDALDEDTIVITHDLGLVEAVERLLLFHEGRLVADGSPGETIRRYHEVAGC from the coding sequence TTGGACATCCGCCTCACCGATTGCTCGGTCCGGTTCGGCGAGCGGGTAGCGCTTCATCCCCTGACGCTTGCCCTCGACGAACGGCGCATCGGCATCATCGGCCTCAACGGCTCCGGCAAGACGACCTTCGCGCGGCTGATCAATGGATTGGTCAAGCCGACCACGGGACGCGTGACAGTCAACGGGCTCGATACGGTGAAGGACGACCGGGCGGTGCTTGCCGAGGCCGGCTTCATTTTCCAGAATCCGCAGCACCAGTTGATCATGCCGATCGTTTCCGACGATATTGCCTTCGGACTCAAGAATCGCGGCCTGCCGGCGCACGAGATCTCCTCGCGAACGGAGGCGGTGCTGGCCCGGTTTGCCGTCAGCCATCTCGCCAGACGGCGGGTACACGAGCTTTCCGGCGGGGAGACACAGCTCATCGCCATGGCCAGCGTCGTCGTCACCGGCCCGAAAATCCTGATCCTCGACGAGCCGACCAACCAGCTCGACCTGCGCAACCGCCGCATGGTCGCGGCAACGATCGACGCACTCGACGAGGATACGATCGTCATCACCCATGACTTGGGGCTTGTCGAAGCGGTGGAACGTCTCCTGCTGTTTCACGAGGGCCGGCTTGTCGCCGACGGCAGCCCCGGCGAAACCATCCGCCGCTATCACGAGGTGGCCGGATGCTGA
- a CDS encoding winged helix-turn-helix domain-containing protein has translation MTIRLSNRDARRIFLAKQGLSAAPHRALGKDGLLRLIHDIGFVQVDSISTVARAHHQILFSRNQTYRREHLSELLEEDGDLFEHWTHDASIIPSAFFVYWKHRFKWESETLRERWRRWRGEGFDASCDETYERIASGGAVMARELKEDHHESGGWWNWHPSKTALEVLWRQGRLAIARRVNFQKVYDLTERVIPAHHYEGDVSHPEFIDWACRSALGRLGFATHGEIAAFWDLASPEEAKAWVAEHRDELCEILVEPANGGKPRPSYAFTGFPDNLGDVPDPPARIRVLSPFDPLLRDRNRTERLFGFFYRIEVFVPEAKREYGYYVFPLLEGDRLIGRIDMKADRKRGSLEVRRLWLEEGIKPSSGRIDKVMAELDRIARFAGVGGVNLLEGWNAGLA, from the coding sequence ATGACGATTCGTCTCTCCAATCGCGATGCCCGGCGCATCTTTCTCGCCAAGCAGGGTCTCTCTGCCGCGCCGCATCGTGCGCTGGGCAAGGATGGCCTGCTGCGGCTGATCCACGACATCGGCTTCGTACAGGTCGACAGCATCTCGACCGTCGCGCGGGCTCATCACCAGATCCTGTTTTCGCGCAACCAGACCTATCGCCGCGAGCATTTGAGCGAGCTCCTCGAAGAGGACGGTGACCTCTTCGAACACTGGACCCACGACGCTTCGATCATTCCGAGTGCCTTCTTCGTCTATTGGAAGCATCGCTTCAAATGGGAGAGCGAAACGCTGAGAGAGCGCTGGCGCAGGTGGCGCGGCGAGGGGTTTGACGCGAGTTGCGACGAAACCTATGAACGGATCGCCAGCGGCGGAGCGGTGATGGCGCGAGAGCTGAAGGAAGACCATCACGAATCCGGCGGCTGGTGGAACTGGCACCCGTCGAAGACGGCGCTCGAAGTGCTCTGGCGGCAGGGGCGGCTGGCGATCGCTCGCCGCGTCAACTTCCAGAAGGTCTACGACCTGACGGAGCGGGTGATCCCGGCTCATCACTATGAAGGCGATGTTAGCCATCCGGAGTTTATCGATTGGGCCTGCCGCAGCGCCCTCGGACGCCTCGGCTTTGCAACGCACGGGGAGATCGCCGCCTTTTGGGACCTCGCCTCGCCCGAGGAAGCCAAGGCCTGGGTCGCAGAACATCGCGACGAGCTTTGCGAAATTCTCGTCGAGCCTGCCAACGGCGGCAAGCCGCGGCCGTCCTATGCTTTTACGGGCTTTCCGGACAACCTCGGCGACGTTCCGGATCCGCCGGCCCGCATTCGTGTCCTGAGCCCCTTCGATCCTTTGCTGCGCGACCGCAACCGCACCGAACGGCTGTTCGGCTTCTTTTACCGAATCGAGGTTTTTGTCCCCGAGGCGAAGCGTGAATATGGCTACTACGTCTTTCCGCTTCTCGAAGGTGATCGGCTGATCGGCCGGATCGACATGAAGGCGGATCGCAAGCGCGGCAGCCTGGAGGTTCGGCGGCTCTGGCTCGAAGAGGGCATCAAGCCGTCGTCGGGCCGCATCGACAAGGTGATGGCCGAACTCGACCGGATCGCCCGCTTCGCCGGCGTCGGAGGCGTCAATCTGCTCGAGGGCTGGAACGCCGGCCTCGCCTGA
- the tldD gene encoding metalloprotease TldD: protein MDTNLISLFDADEATVRKVLSETLAGADDGELFLEHAQAEVLSFDNGRLKGGSFNTDQGFGLRAVAGEAVGYAHAGEVSLAALKRAADAVGQVTRGYSGSYAAAPQRTNKKLYGDENPIGEPRFETKVTLLQEIDAYLRAKEPKVRQVTATVATSWQVVDILRADGHRVHDVRPMTRINISVVVGEGDRQESGTFGIGGRRGFGDFITEENWKRGADEALRQALVNLEAVDAPAGTMDVVLASGWPGVMLHEAVGHGLEGDFNRKKTSAFAGLLGEQVAAKGVTVVDDGTIEARRGSISIDDEGTPSGYNVLIEDGKLVGYMQDRQNARLMGMQPTGNGRRQGYAHVPMPRMTNTYMLAGDRTPEEIIASVKKGIYAVSFGGGQVDITSGKFVFGCTEAYLIEDGKVGAPAKGAMLIGNGPDAMRRVTMVGNDMKLDTGIGNCGKGGQWVPVGVGQPHLRMDQITVGGTQA from the coding sequence ATGGACACCAACCTCATAAGCCTCTTCGATGCGGACGAGGCGACGGTCCGCAAGGTTCTCTCCGAGACGCTGGCCGGCGCCGACGATGGCGAGCTCTTCCTTGAACACGCCCAGGCGGAAGTGCTCTCCTTCGACAATGGCCGTCTCAAGGGCGGCAGCTTCAACACCGACCAGGGCTTCGGCCTGCGCGCCGTCGCCGGCGAAGCGGTCGGGTACGCCCATGCCGGGGAAGTGTCGCTTGCCGCCCTGAAGAGGGCGGCGGACGCCGTCGGACAGGTGACCCGCGGCTATTCCGGCTCCTATGCGGCTGCCCCGCAGCGCACCAACAAGAAGCTTTACGGTGATGAAAACCCGATCGGCGAGCCGCGCTTCGAGACGAAGGTGACGCTGCTCCAGGAGATCGATGCCTATCTGCGCGCCAAGGAGCCCAAGGTCAGGCAGGTGACGGCGACGGTCGCGACAAGCTGGCAGGTCGTCGACATTCTAAGGGCGGATGGACATCGTGTTCATGACGTGCGGCCGATGACGCGCATCAATATCTCGGTCGTGGTGGGGGAGGGCGATCGGCAGGAATCCGGCACATTCGGTATCGGCGGACGGCGCGGGTTCGGCGATTTTATCACCGAGGAAAACTGGAAGCGCGGTGCCGACGAAGCGCTGCGGCAGGCGCTCGTCAATCTTGAGGCAGTCGACGCGCCGGCGGGAACCATGGACGTGGTGCTTGCTTCCGGCTGGCCGGGGGTGATGCTGCATGAAGCGGTCGGCCACGGCCTGGAAGGCGACTTCAACCGGAAGAAAACCTCCGCCTTCGCCGGGCTCCTCGGCGAGCAGGTGGCGGCCAAGGGCGTCACGGTCGTCGACGACGGCACGATCGAGGCGCGGCGCGGCTCGATCTCGATCGACGACGAGGGCACGCCCTCCGGCTACAACGTCCTGATCGAGGACGGCAAGCTTGTCGGCTATATGCAGGACCGGCAGAACGCGCGGCTGATGGGCATGCAGCCGACCGGCAACGGGCGCCGCCAGGGCTATGCGCATGTGCCCATGCCGCGCATGACCAACACCTACATGCTTGCCGGCGACCGGACGCCCGAGGAAATCATCGCCTCGGTGAAGAAAGGCATCTATGCCGTTTCGTTCGGCGGCGGCCAGGTGGATATCACGTCAGGCAAGTTCGTGTTCGGTTGTACCGAAGCCTATCTGATCGAGGACGGCAAGGTCGGCGCGCCGGCCAAGGGGGCGATGCTGATCGGCAATGGGCCGGATGCGATGAGGCGGGTGACGATGGTCGGCAACGACATGAAGCTCGACACCGGCATCGGCAATTGCGGCAAGGGAGGCCAATGGGTGCCTGTCGGCGTCGGTCAGCCGCATCTGCGGATGGATCAGATCACCGTCGGTGGCACGCAGGCATAG
- a CDS encoding GNAT family N-acetyltransferase translates to MISQAGDSLEIRRFSTSDEQGVIDVILPIQREEFGIAITAEDQQDLRAIPEFYQSGNGDFWIAAAGERIVGTIALKDIGGAEAALRKMFVASAFRGREHAVAARLLDALLAHAERRNIEAIYLGTTEKFLAAHRFYEKNGFVEIAMQDLPASFPVMGVDTKFYVRRI, encoded by the coding sequence ATGATCAGCCAAGCGGGAGATAGTCTGGAGATCCGGCGTTTTTCGACGTCGGACGAGCAAGGCGTCATCGACGTCATCCTGCCGATCCAGCGGGAGGAATTCGGCATCGCCATCACTGCCGAAGACCAGCAGGACCTTCGGGCGATCCCGGAATTCTACCAGAGCGGCAACGGCGACTTCTGGATTGCGGCCGCTGGGGAACGTATCGTCGGCACGATTGCCCTCAAGGATATCGGCGGCGCCGAGGCAGCCTTGCGCAAGATGTTCGTCGCGTCCGCTTTTCGTGGCCGCGAACACGCCGTCGCCGCCCGGCTGCTCGATGCACTCCTCGCCCATGCCGAGCGGCGGAACATAGAGGCAATCTATCTGGGGACGACCGAGAAGTTCCTCGCTGCCCATCGGTTCTATGAAAAGAACGGCTTTGTCGAAATCGCCATGCAGGACCTGCCGGCGAGCTTTCCGGTCATGGGCGTCGATACGAAATTCTATGTTCGCCGGATCTAA
- a CDS encoding VOC family protein: MVSVRYIVADVDEAVAFYRNHLDFKLDKHNPGKFATT, from the coding sequence ATGGTCTCCGTCCGATATATCGTCGCCGACGTTGATGAGGCGGTCGCGTTCTACCGAAATCATCTCGACTTCAAGCTCGACAAGCACAATCCGGGCAAGTTCGCGACGACCTGA
- a CDS encoding VOC family protein codes for MIVTDELDALIERLRRADTRFRGDMSDGGAGRAILLEDPSGNVIELFEFKKD; via the coding sequence ATGATCGTTACAGACGAATTAGATGCCCTGATTGAGCGGTTGCGCCGGGCGGATACACGTTTCCGCGGCGACATGAGCGACGGCGGTGCCGGCCGCGCCATCCTGCTCGAAGATCCATCGGGCAATGTCATCGAACTGTTCGAGTTCAAGAAGGACTGA
- a CDS encoding IS1380-like element ISRsp7 family transposase: MQTHCIAEQLEFEGFDGHKVVAGFDGGAITSDAGALLLRHVDGVIGLFDRVAACFVDDRDPTCTVHSVRTLVGQRVAAIALGYEDVDDHDRLRHDPVLALLSERLTPKRQDCAVLAGKSTLNRLEHGRLGQPTRYHKIAYDRQALEALFIELFLDAHDSPPEEIVLDLDATDDPLHGHQEGRFFHGYYNCYCYLPLYIFCGRHLLSAKLRRSNIDASAGSVAEIDRIIGQIRQSWPNVRIILRADSGFARDELMDWCETNKVDYVFGLARNPRLERQIAPAMEEASLLSQASAQATRVFRDFLWSTKDSWTRRRRVVGKAEWTLLGANPRFIVTSLKPERWAAQTLYEDLYCARGDMENRIKECQLDLYADRTSAHTMHANQLRLWFASLAYVLICALRRLGLAHTRLAEATCGTIRLKLLKIGAQVRVSVRRIKIAMASACPYADEFALAHARIRAAAR, translated from the coding sequence ATGCAAACACACTGTATCGCCGAGCAGCTCGAATTTGAAGGCTTCGACGGTCACAAAGTGGTCGCTGGTTTCGACGGCGGAGCGATCACCTCGGATGCCGGCGCCCTGCTGCTTCGCCATGTCGATGGGGTCATCGGACTGTTCGACCGGGTGGCCGCTTGCTTCGTTGATGACCGCGATCCGACGTGCACGGTCCACAGCGTGCGCACGCTGGTCGGGCAGCGCGTTGCGGCGATCGCGCTGGGCTACGAGGATGTCGATGACCACGACAGGCTGCGCCACGACCCGGTGCTCGCGCTTCTGTCGGAGCGGCTGACGCCGAAGCGGCAAGACTGTGCGGTGCTTGCCGGCAAATCCACCTTGAACCGGCTGGAGCACGGCCGTCTCGGCCAGCCGACGCGCTATCACAAGATCGCTTACGACAGGCAAGCGCTGGAAGCGCTGTTCATCGAGCTGTTCCTGGACGCGCACGACAGCCCGCCTGAGGAAATCGTGCTCGATCTCGACGCCACCGATGATCCGCTGCACGGTCACCAGGAGGGTCGGTTCTTTCACGGCTATTACAACTGCTATTGCTATCTGCCGCTGTACATCTTCTGCGGCCGCCACCTGCTTTCGGCCAAGCTACGGCGTTCGAACATCGACGCCAGCGCAGGCTCGGTCGCCGAAATCGATCGTATCATCGGGCAGATCCGCCAAAGCTGGCCAAACGTGCGCATCATCCTGCGCGCCGATTCCGGCTTCGCCCGCGACGAACTGATGGACTGGTGCGAGACCAACAAGGTCGACTATGTCTTTGGCCTTGCTCGCAACCCGCGGCTGGAAAGGCAAATCGCGCCGGCCATGGAGGAAGCAAGCCTGTTATCCCAGGCAAGCGCCCAGGCGACCCGCGTCTTCCGCGACTTCCTGTGGTCGACCAAGGACAGCTGGACACGACGACGGCGGGTCGTTGGAAAAGCGGAATGGACGCTGCTGGGCGCCAATCCGCGCTTCATCGTCACCTCCCTTAAGCCAGAGCGCTGGGCGGCACAGACGCTTTACGAGGATCTCTACTGCGCCCGCGGTGACATGGAGAACCGCATCAAAGAATGCCAGCTCGATCTCTACGCCGACCGCACCAGCGCCCACACCATGCACGCCAATCAACTGCGCCTCTGGTTCGCCTCGTTGGCCTACGTGCTGATCTGCGCCCTGCGCCGCCTTGGCCTTGCCCATACGCGGCTCGCCGAGGCGACCTGCGGCACCATCCGGCTGAAGCTGTTAAAGATCGGCGCCCAGGTCCGCGTCTCGGTGCGTCGCATCAAAATCGCGATGGCATCCGCCTGTCCCTATGCCGACGAATTTGCACTGGCACACGCCCGAATACGTGCCGCGGCCCGCTGA
- a CDS encoding D-alanyl-D-alanine carboxypeptidase family protein: MRNLQIALAAIVAFVAATASAFAGSASFVIDARSGRVLSAENADELNYPASLTKMMTLYLTFEALHRGEINWQTPVPMSKEAARKPPTKLGLKPGSAITVEEAVYGMIIHSANDAAAAMAEKLGGSEAAFAQMMTAKARRLGMTRTVFVNASGLPASQQVTTARDMAKLGMALLRDFPREYRLFSAQSFNFRGRVVRGHNKLMYRYDGMDGIKTGYTNASGFNLVSAVRDGNRRVIGVVLGGRTAKSRDNKMAALLDQHLGRPSQQGTGTAVAATKPLDTVEVATLPGVSLYAEPKSGQKNASAAIMAASPTRVVPADRPTDLEEVASTQPKVEAYWQIQISTSPSAEAARKILVEAQSAGGAALLGASPHTDVDGSGSAKRYRARFIGFASREAATSACNILKKRAYDCQLLPGRS; encoded by the coding sequence ATGAGGAACTTGCAAATTGCCTTGGCTGCGATCGTGGCATTCGTCGCCGCCACCGCATCGGCTTTCGCTGGCAGCGCTTCTTTCGTTATCGACGCCCGCAGCGGCAGGGTTCTTTCCGCCGAGAACGCCGATGAATTGAACTATCCGGCATCGCTGACGAAGATGATGACGCTGTACCTGACCTTCGAAGCGTTGCATCGGGGCGAGATCAACTGGCAGACTCCGGTACCGATGTCGAAGGAGGCGGCGCGCAAGCCCCCGACCAAGCTTGGCCTCAAGCCTGGCAGTGCCATAACCGTGGAAGAGGCCGTCTACGGCATGATCATCCACTCCGCCAATGATGCCGCCGCGGCAATGGCGGAAAAGCTCGGCGGCTCGGAAGCCGCCTTTGCGCAGATGATGACGGCAAAGGCACGCCGGCTCGGAATGACGCGCACCGTCTTCGTCAACGCATCCGGCCTGCCTGCGAGCCAGCAGGTGACGACGGCGCGCGACATGGCAAAGCTCGGCATGGCGCTGCTCCGGGACTTCCCGCGGGAGTATCGGCTTTTTTCGGCGCAGAGCTTCAATTTCCGCGGCCGTGTGGTCCGCGGCCACAACAAGTTGATGTACCGCTACGACGGCATGGACGGCATCAAGACCGGCTATACCAATGCCTCCGGCTTCAATCTCGTCAGCGCGGTCAGGGACGGCAACCGCCGCGTCATCGGCGTCGTCCTCGGCGGGCGGACGGCAAAGAGCCGCGACAACAAGATGGCCGCCCTGCTCGATCAGCATTTGGGCAGGCCGTCCCAGCAGGGCACCGGGACGGCGGTCGCGGCGACAAAGCCGCTCGACACGGTCGAGGTCGCGACCTTGCCCGGCGTGTCGCTCTATGCCGAACCCAAAAGTGGGCAGAAGAATGCAAGCGCAGCGATCATGGCCGCATCGCCGACCCGCGTCGTTCCCGCCGACCGGCCAACCGACCTGGAAGAGGTCGCCAGCACCCAACCGAAGGTCGAAGCCTACTGGCAGATCCAGATTTCGACGTCACCCTCGGCGGAAGCCGCGCGCAAGATCCTCGTCGAGGCGCAGTCGGCTGGCGGTGCGGCCCTGCTCGGCGCCTCGCCGCACACCGACGTGGACGGCAGCGGCTCCGCCAAGCGCTACCGCGCCCGCTTCATCGGCTTCGCCAGTCGGGAGGCGGCGACCTCGGCCTGCAACATTCTCAAGAAGCGGGCTTATGATTGCCAGTTGCTTCCTGGCCGCAGCTAG
- a CDS encoding polysaccharide deacetylase family protein, which translates to MRHSLATMVRNHLRRAAIAGGLEAANALARLGLMAESRGRGAIFTLHHVRPKGHRDFDPNGHLEITPAFLEKTILTLKRAGYRFAALDELPEWLAATDERPVACFTLDDGYRNNLEWAQPVFERHGVPFTVFVTAGYVDRTHTLWWETLADLLSARHEFRFDFGDGAVLVSSGSSVQKQAAFDRIAAYIHGADEARAVAVLNCAALEHGIDPIAITEHLTLDESGLRALIANPLASLGAHTISHRALARLNDDEARREITSSAARVEAITGRRPLTIAYPYGFRPTVSARDHRLAADLGFTVAVTTEPGTLSSGVNRHAVPRISLNGHFQSERYVSALASGIPFRLLHDSLNRNRFKDKIMQQFEALQRP; encoded by the coding sequence ATGAGACACTCGCTCGCGACGATGGTCCGGAACCATTTGAGGCGGGCCGCCATTGCCGGCGGGCTCGAGGCCGCAAATGCGCTTGCGCGTCTGGGGCTGATGGCAGAATCGCGCGGCCGCGGCGCCATCTTTACCCTGCATCATGTCCGCCCCAAGGGCCATCGGGACTTCGATCCCAACGGGCATCTGGAGATCACCCCGGCATTCCTCGAGAAAACCATCCTGACGTTGAAACGCGCCGGCTACCGCTTTGCTGCTCTCGACGAGTTGCCGGAATGGCTGGCAGCGACCGACGAGCGGCCGGTCGCCTGCTTCACCCTGGACGACGGCTATCGCAACAATCTCGAATGGGCGCAGCCCGTATTCGAGAGACACGGCGTTCCGTTCACCGTCTTCGTCACGGCCGGCTATGTCGATCGCACCCACACGCTGTGGTGGGAAACGCTTGCCGATTTGCTGTCCGCCCGCCACGAGTTCCGCTTCGACTTCGGAGACGGTGCGGTATTGGTCTCAAGCGGCAGTTCCGTGCAGAAGCAGGCTGCCTTCGATCGCATCGCTGCCTATATCCATGGCGCAGATGAGGCCCGCGCCGTGGCGGTTCTCAACTGTGCCGCATTGGAGCATGGCATCGATCCCATCGCCATCACCGAGCATCTGACGCTCGATGAAAGCGGTCTCCGCGCCTTGATCGCAAACCCGCTCGCCAGTCTCGGTGCGCACACGATCAGTCATCGGGCGCTGGCGCGGCTCAATGACGACGAGGCCCGCCGGGAAATCACCTCATCCGCCGCACGCGTCGAGGCGATTACCGGAAGGCGGCCGCTCACCATCGCCTATCCCTATGGCTTCCGGCCGACGGTCTCGGCCCGTGACCATCGGCTGGCCGCGGATCTCGGCTTTACCGTTGCGGTCACAACAGAACCGGGGACGCTTTCTTCTGGCGTCAATCGTCACGCCGTGCCCCGCATTTCGCTGAACGGCCATTTCCAGAGCGAGCGTTATGTGTCCGCCCTGGCCTCCGGCATACCGTTCCGTCTACTGCATGATTCCTTAAATCGGAATCGATTTAAGGACAAAATCATGCAGCAGTTCGAAGCGCTACAGCGCCCTTAG
- the pdxH gene encoding pyridoxamine 5'-phosphate oxidase has translation MTANELTTGDFTDADEPFSLFGTWLKDAEKNEVNDPNAVALATVDPDGLPNVRMVLLKGFDEHGFVFYTNFESQKGQELLSTRKAAMCFHWKSLRRQVRLRGPVEIVTAEEADEYFRSRPRGSRIGAWASKQSRPLESRFALEKAVAEFTARHAIGEIPRPEYWSGFRIRPTSIEFWHDRPFRLHDRVEFRRPVPEGGWEKVRMYP, from the coding sequence ATGACCGCGAATGAGTTAACAACCGGTGACTTCACGGACGCAGACGAGCCCTTTTCCCTCTTTGGCACATGGCTGAAGGACGCCGAGAAGAACGAGGTGAATGACCCCAACGCGGTCGCCCTTGCAACCGTCGATCCCGATGGACTGCCCAATGTGCGCATGGTGCTGCTCAAGGGGTTCGACGAACACGGCTTTGTCTTTTACACAAATTTCGAAAGTCAGAAAGGCCAGGAACTCTTGTCGACCCGCAAGGCCGCCATGTGTTTCCACTGGAAGTCGCTGCGCCGCCAGGTACGCCTGCGCGGCCCCGTTGAAATCGTCACCGCCGAGGAGGCGGACGAGTATTTCAGGAGCCGGCCGCGCGGCAGCCGAATCGGCGCCTGGGCCTCGAAGCAGTCGCGCCCGCTCGAGAGCCGCTTCGCGCTCGAGAAGGCCGTTGCCGAGTTCACCGCCCGTCACGCCATCGGCGAGATCCCGCGGCCGGAATACTGGTCCGGTTTCCGCATTCGGCCGACCTCCATCGAGTTCTGGCACGACCGTCCGTTCCGGCTGCACGATCGCGTCGAGTTCCGTCGCCCCGTCCCGGAAGGAGGCTGGGAGAAGGTGCGGATGTATCCGTGA
- a CDS encoding RT0821/Lpp0805 family surface protein, translating into MQDIAKWIDGKKGFSFALLRSAALCLTVVALPGCMGGGLDLFGSSSVDRSVATGTVPVAKTSDGLSDAVTVRNAVSSAEITEGGSAIPWANATSGSAGVISSIEEDHASGVLCRRFTTTRHSFEGIAKFDGRTCRLDNGEWYLTSFGPQG; encoded by the coding sequence GTGCAAGACATAGCAAAGTGGATCGATGGCAAGAAGGGTTTTTCCTTTGCGTTGCTGCGCAGCGCGGCTCTATGCCTGACTGTCGTCGCGCTTCCAGGCTGCATGGGCGGCGGTCTCGATCTGTTCGGAAGCTCGAGCGTCGATCGCTCGGTCGCGACCGGGACCGTACCGGTCGCCAAGACGTCCGACGGCCTCTCCGATGCAGTCACCGTGCGCAATGCCGTTTCTTCGGCCGAAATCACTGAGGGCGGCAGCGCCATTCCGTGGGCCAATGCCACGTCCGGCAGCGCCGGCGTCATCAGCAGCATCGAGGAAGACCACGCTTCCGGGGTGCTTTGCCGCCGCTTCACCACCACGCGCCACTCCTTCGAAGGCATCGCCAAATTCGACGGCAGGACGTGCCGGCTCGACAATGGCGAATGGTATCTGACGAGCTTCGGCCCGCAGGGCTGA